Genomic window (Chryseobacterium sp. H1D6B):
AAACATATCGAGAACATAAAATTTGGGTTTATCTGTAGTAGTATTGGAAGTTTTGTATGTTTGATTTTCTTCCCAGTATTTCTGCCACTTCTTTTCTATCTGCTGATGATCGTAAAACACGTTATTTATATATTTGATTTTAAATTAAATATTATTTCAAAAAACTTGAATATTTACAAAAATAAAGATTTTAAAAGAAATAGAACTTTAATTTTGCATTAAATACGGAGATCAGCTTAATAAAAAAATCTCATCCGAAGATGAGATCTGTATATTTTTATAATATTCCTGCTTATTGCTGAGGAATTCTCTTGAATGTATAAGTTGTAGAATGATATTCTGTAGGATTTGTAGTATCTTCTATAGTCAGATTCAGGGTAGTCTCGTTTAGGGTAGTTACTTTTCCTTTGTCAGGTGTTACAATACCTTGATACTTAATTTCTATTCTATTGTCGCTTTTTGTATAGATATAAGTTAAGTTACGGTCAGAAATAGTTGTACATGTAATCGGCGTAGTAGGTGCTTCCCCTCTAATAGTCTGCTTTCCTGAACCGCCATCATTAAATATCCATCTTGATTCCTGCTGGCAGGTAGTATAAGTAACTTCATCAGAAAAACCTCCCCCTCCTACAGGAATAGTTGTTCTCACTTCCTTAGTCGGCTGCCATGTTCCTACAAGCGGATACGTTACTGGATCATCGTCATTTTTACACCCAGTTGTCGCTAATAATGATAAACCTGCAAATAGTAATACTAATTTCTTCATGTTCAAATTTTTCAAGGGCTAAAATTATACTTTTTTTGATTTATTTAATAGTTTTTTGTGAAAAATTATTTTAAAATCATATATTTCTAATTATATTAGAATAATTAATCTCAAAATTACCTTTATTTAACAAAGATTGAAAGGTACAATAGGCCTGTGTTTTATTAAAAAAACTATTTTTGCACTAAAAAAATGCAAGATATAACGAAAAACAATTTTGATTTCATCCGTGTTCTCCTCGCGTTCATCGTTTTCGTAGGACATTTGGGGGTTTTAAGCCAGTCTCCAAAGCTTGCCATTCTTATGTACAGTCCTGTAGAAATCGCGGTATTTGCATTTTTTATCGTAAGCGGCTTTTTGATTGCCCGAAGTTATGAGAGAAGCAGCAGTCTGCTGAGTTATGCCAAAAAGAGATTCAATAGAATTGTTCCCGGATATCTATTGGTTGTTTTTCTTTGTGCAATTTTACTAAGTCTGCTCAGCACTCTATCTTTTTCAGAATATTTTGGGAGTTCTGAGCTTTATAAATATTTGTTCTGGAATTCCATTTTTATGAATTTCAAGGCTCCTACCCTTCCAGGAGTATTCCACAATCAGGCTGTCAACGGTGCGCTTTGGACTTTAAAAATTGAAGTCTGCTATTATATTGCTGTTCCTCTAATGTTCTTGTTCTTCGGTAAAAACAATAAATACAGAAATATCAGTTTAATTATCTTCTACTTTGTATCATTAATTTACCTGAACAGTTTCAGAATGATGGGTAAGGAAGAAATTTCAAGACAGATTCCCGGCGCTTTATGTTATTTTATCGGCGGGATGCTGGTTTATTTTAATTTTGAAAAATTTATTAAGCATAAAAATTTACTTTTTATCATAGCATTAATCACGGTCTGGATAGATCTGATTCTTAACATCAGATTATTTTCTCCAATCATGATCAGTGTAATTGTATTGTATATTGCGTATTCTTTTAAATTCTTAAATAATTTCGGAAAATATGGAGATTTCACCTATGGAATTTACATCTTCCACTTTCCTATTATTAAAACATTTACGGCGTTAGGGCTTTTCGAAAATTATAACCCTTATTTGATGGCAGTCGTCTGTATGCTGGTTGTAATTGGTGTCGGAGTAAGTTCATGGCATTTTTATGAAAAAAAATTCTTGTAATTTTAAACCTTCTATTTTAAAAATCACAAATGAAAGATCTCGTTTCAATTATCACGCCCTGCTATAATTCAGCCGAATTTATTGAGGAAACTATACAGTCTGTACTCCACCAAACTTATGAAAATTGGGAATGGCTTATTACGGATGACCTTTCAAAAGACAATACAGTTGAAATCATTAAAAAATATAATGATCCAAGAATAAAATTACAGGTTTTAG
Coding sequences:
- a CDS encoding lipocalin family protein; translated protein: MKKLVLLFAGLSLLATTGCKNDDDPVTYPLVGTWQPTKEVRTTIPVGGGGFSDEVTYTTCQQESRWIFNDGGSGKQTIRGEAPTTPITCTTISDRNLTYIYTKSDNRIEIKYQGIVTPDKGKVTTLNETTLNLTIEDTTNPTEYHSTTYTFKRIPQQ
- a CDS encoding acyltransferase — protein: MQDITKNNFDFIRVLLAFIVFVGHLGVLSQSPKLAILMYSPVEIAVFAFFIVSGFLIARSYERSSSLLSYAKKRFNRIVPGYLLVVFLCAILLSLLSTLSFSEYFGSSELYKYLFWNSIFMNFKAPTLPGVFHNQAVNGALWTLKIEVCYYIAVPLMFLFFGKNNKYRNISLIIFYFVSLIYLNSFRMMGKEEISRQIPGALCYFIGGMLVYFNFEKFIKHKNLLFIIALITVWIDLILNIRLFSPIMISVIVLYIAYSFKFLNNFGKYGDFTYGIYIFHFPIIKTFTALGLFENYNPYLMAVVCMLVVIGVGVSSWHFYEKKFL